In one Dermacentor variabilis isolate Ectoservices chromosome 4, ASM5094787v1, whole genome shotgun sequence genomic region, the following are encoded:
- the LOC142578540 gene encoding uncharacterized protein LOC142578540 translates to MALFQIAPPEPFSFATPNDWPPWKERFLRFRTASGLDEKPEKSQVDALVYIMGPQAEDIFKTFKLESCDQKFEIVLQEYEAYFVPRRNIIYERVKFNTRTQQDRESVEDFVTALHALASTCDYGELREDLIRDRLVVGLQDRKISRALQLDPDLKLQKALLVARQHETVNQQ, encoded by the coding sequence ATGGCTTTGTTTCAAATTGCTCCACCCGAGCCCTTCAGCTTCGCAACGCCCAACGACTGGCCTCCCTGGAAAGAGCGATTTCTTCGCTTCCGAACTGCATCTGGACTAGACGAGAAGCCAGAAAAGAGTCAAGTAGATGCATTGGTGTATATAATGGGACCTCAAGCCGAGGATATCTTCAAAACGTTCAAGCTTGAGTCCTGCGACCAGAAGTTTGAGATCGTACTGCAAGAGTACGAGGCCTACTTTGTTCCACGACGGAACATCATTTATGAAAGGGTCAAGTTTAACACCCGAACGCAACAAGACCGCGAATCCGTCGAGGATTTTGTTACTGCACTGCACGCGCTTGCTTCCACGTGTGACTACGGGGAGCTGCGGGAGGATTTAATTCGAGATCGTCTCGTGGTGGGTCTCCAAGACCGTAAGATCTCTAGAGCTCTGCAACTCGATCCGGACCTAAAATTACAGAAAGCATTGTTGGTGGCACGACAGCACGAGACCGTCAACCAACAGTAG